TAGCCCAGAGGGCACGATCCCCTTTTATGAACGTAGGAGCCACACAGAGGTGTTTCGAGCGTTCACAACGGGTTTGGTTGAGGGCCGTTTTGGTGTCGGACATCAACGCTTGGTCGGTGCTTGGTTTAAATCCCAGCGCCGCCGCTACTTCTGGCGCATTGACCGCAATTTCTAAGGCCACGTCTTTTAGAAACGTCGGAATATTGGGCTGCGCCTGATTCATTATATAACCGTCCAACATGGCATTACTGGCCGTATGTACCAAACCAACCGTCGTAATATTGAGTGGATAGTTATACATTTCTACCCTAAAGCAGGTGCCAGAGGCACAAGCAGTTGTAATTTGTTCCGAGCGAAAATCGGTGGGTCGTGCCTGATAAATCCCGAAGATTTCGTTACGAAGCGGTTTGTTGGTGTCTTTTTCGAACAAGTTTTGCTTAAAAAACGGATGCTGGAGGGCCACATCTTGGGCGAATTGTTGCTGCGCCGTTAGGTTTTCGAGTTTAATGACCGGAACGGAACTTTGGAGGGCGGTGGCAATTTTTGCTTGGGCTTTGCGCAGCAAGGTGGTTTGCGTAGTATCTGATTGGGCTAAGCCTGCCTGGGATACCAAGAAGCATCCCAAAACGGTGGCGATAAGCAGTCGAATCGGTTTCATGTATGTTGAGATTGAACAAATGATAGATTGAACAATTGATAGAGATCAATATTTTCCGACGGTGGGTGGGTGTTCCCAGATGTCTGGAGGGCGCAAAAAGTCGGGATTGCGCAAAACGGTCGAGTCTGTAAGGGCACGCAGGAAGGCCAATAGGTCTTCGCGCTCGCGTTTGGTTAGGGCGAAGGGCTTCATCTTATCGCTTTTGTGCGGATTGTTTCGTCCATCGCCCGCATAAGGGCCGGCAGTGACATTCCGTCCGGCCTTTTCAAAGAAGGTTAGTACTTCTTCCAACGTTTCGATGCTGCCGTCGTGCATATAAGGCGGGGTGAGTTCCACATTTCGCAAGGATGGGGTCTTAAAGCGTCCGCGGTCTTCTGGCTTTTTGGTAAACGTATAAAGCCCTTGGTCATAATCGGGGTAGTCTCCTTTTCCACCCACATTATACAGCCCGATATTGTGGTAGCCCTCGGTCTCGGCGTCGTGGCGGTTATCGGTGAAATACGGTGTTGGGTGGCAAGTTGCGCATTGAAGCCTTTGGGAGTTAAAGAGCCGTTCACCACGTCGTGCGGCGGTAGTCATTGCCCGTTTCTCGCCACGTTTAAAACGGTCATAAGGGCTGTTAAACGAATTGAGTGTGCGGACGTAAACACCCATTGCAAGCAACGCATTGTCCCAGCGCATTGGATCTGAATCCTTAGGAAAGGCGCGGGCAAACAAGTCCCGATAGGCTTCGGACTTATTCAGCCGCGCTTGTAAAACGGTATCCGATCGTTCTATGGCCATTTCTGGCGGATGTTGGTTGAAAAGGGGGCGCTCAAATTGCTTTTCCAGACGGACTAAATCCGGATTGGCCCAATTAAAATTTTTATAGTAGCGCACATTGATAAGGGTGGGCGTATTTCGGGATAAGACCTCGGCATGTAGGCCCAAGCCTCGGCGATAACGATCTACAAAAGCCAAGTTAGGATCGTGACACGTACCACAAGATTTTGTCCCACTGACCGAGAGTTGGCGCTCGAAAAACAAATATTTTCCTAAAATATACCGCGCTTCGTTTCGGGCACTACGGGTGGGTTCGGAAGCAATTGGGGAAAACCAAGCCAAGGAAGCCCATAATCCGGTTAATAAAATTAACCACAGTATCCAAAGTCGTAGGAGAGGTGTGGCAGTATGTTGCGTAGCCATAGAAGTACAAAATGGGATGAACCAAAACAGCAGTTGGCAGGGTCCGCAGTTGTCACATCAATGATTTGGGCATCATATCGGGCCTTGTCGTGCTATGTATATTCAAAAAACCTACCAAAAAGATACCCAAGGCCGTGAAGAACGCGCCAAGTTGTGTCTGGAACGATTCTAAAATTCTTTTTCGTACACCATTGTAGCGGTCTTTCGTGCCAGCACCAAAACACCTGTTCCTTGCGGGTTCTTTGTCGAGACATCCAACGCATTGAGGATCAAGCCAATTGGCAGTACAGCAAGGTAATAAACAGGCAAAAACACAATAAAAAAACGGCTTTTGCCCAATATCTTCATGGGGTATTTGAGCAATAAACGCCATGCCAGCGAGCCAAAGCGACCATAGGTATAAACCGATCGGAACGGCGTTAATCCAGCACGTTCTAGTTTTTCGTGGAGTTCCTGAAGGTTATATCCGTCGCGAACATGTTCGCTGATAAAACTCTCGCCCTCAATCTCGGCATCAGAGCCGCCAAGGTCGGAGGGTGTATTGATCAAGACACAACCGCCTTCATCGAGCGCGGCGGCAAAGTTCCGAAAAACAGCCTCATCGTCCTCTATATGCTCCATGACATCCACCGAGAGGATAAAATCAAACCGCTCTTCGGGGTGAAAGTCTGTTAGGTCTGCCCATGTCCACCGGACTCTTTCGGCATGGGCTGTTTGGTTCATAAAGCGCTTGGCATTGGCCAAATAATCGTGTTTCACATCCACCGCTAGAATTTGTGCCTGTGGAAACGTTCGCACCAAAAACCACGCATATTGTCCAAAACCCGTTCCAGCATCCAAGATGCGGAGTGGTTTATAGGCAGGCCATTGGACAAAGGTTTGTCGAATGTGTTTTTTTACGTGCCAAGTCCGGAGGAATACCGTATCCAATCCGGCATAAAACAGGCGCTGGAGCAAGGGACGTTGGCTAAAAAACGCCCCCATTCGGTCTTTTATCGGGTCATAAAACATGCAAAGCAGGGTATGTTTAGGTCAAGGGCACCGATTCTTGCAGGACATCCTGCATTTGTCCTAGAAGCTGGCCC
This region of Bacteroidetes Order II. bacterium genomic DNA includes:
- a CDS encoding di-heme enzyme; amino-acid sequence: MATQHTATPLLRLWILWLILLTGLWASLAWFSPIASEPTRSARNEARYILGKYLFFERQLSVSGTKSCGTCHDPNLAFVDRYRRGLGLHAEVLSRNTPTLINVRYYKNFNWANPDLVRLEKQFERPLFNQHPPEMAIERSDTVLQARLNKSEAYRDLFARAFPKDSDPMRWDNALLAMGVYVRTLNSFNSPYDRFKRGEKRAMTTAARRGERLFNSQRLQCATCHPTPYFTDNRHDAETEGYHNIGLYNVGGKGDYPDYDQGLYTFTKKPEDRGRFKTPSLRNVELTPPYMHDGSIETLEEVLTFFEKAGRNVTAGPYAGDGRNNPHKSDKMKPFALTKREREDLLAFLRALTDSTVLRNPDFLRPPDIWEHPPTVGKY
- a CDS encoding class I SAM-dependent methyltransferase, with translation MFYDPIKDRMGAFFSQRPLLQRLFYAGLDTVFLRTWHVKKHIRQTFVQWPAYKPLRILDAGTGFGQYAWFLVRTFPQAQILAVDVKHDYLANAKRFMNQTAHAERVRWTWADLTDFHPEERFDFILSVDVMEHIEDDEAVFRNFAAALDEGGCVLINTPSDLGGSDAEIEGESFISEHVRDGYNLQELHEKLERAGLTPFRSVYTYGRFGSLAWRLLLKYPMKILGKSRFFIVFLPVYYLAVLPIGLILNALDVSTKNPQGTGVLVLARKTATMVYEKEF